One Azoarcus sp. DN11 DNA segment encodes these proteins:
- the flgF gene encoding flagellar basal-body rod protein FlgF — MDRLIYTAMTGAKSTLDQQAAVSHNMANATSTGFRAEMHKLRAVPVQGEGLATRAFVVDASVATNFEPGVIQQTGRPLDVAVEGKGWLAVQLPDGREAYTRDGSLELSPNGVLQTRRGLPVLGDGGPITLPPDNEISIGKDGTISAMQAGGAENVVNVVGRLKLVNPPEASLVRGDDGLFRTPNGQPAPLDENARVAGGFLEGSNVSVVDQMVTMISLARQFEMQTKMLQTAEANDRAATQLLSAR, encoded by the coding sequence ATGGACCGGTTGATTTATACGGCGATGACCGGGGCGAAGTCCACGCTGGACCAGCAGGCCGCCGTGTCGCACAACATGGCGAATGCGACGTCGACGGGTTTCCGCGCCGAGATGCACAAGCTGCGCGCCGTGCCGGTGCAGGGCGAGGGGCTGGCGACGCGGGCCTTCGTCGTCGATGCGAGCGTGGCGACGAATTTCGAGCCGGGTGTGATTCAGCAGACCGGGCGTCCGCTGGACGTGGCGGTCGAGGGCAAGGGTTGGCTCGCGGTGCAGCTGCCCGACGGGCGGGAAGCCTACACGCGCGACGGCAGCCTCGAACTGAGCCCGAATGGCGTGTTGCAGACGCGCCGCGGCCTGCCGGTGCTCGGCGACGGCGGTCCGATCACGTTACCGCCGGACAACGAGATCTCGATCGGCAAGGACGGCACGATTTCGGCGATGCAGGCCGGCGGAGCCGAGAACGTCGTGAACGTCGTCGGGCGGCTGAAACTGGTGAATCCGCCCGAGGCCTCGCTGGTGCGGGGCGACGACGGGCTGTTTCGCACGCCCAATGGTCAACCCGCGCCGTTGGACGAGAACGCGCGCGTCGCCGGGGGTTTCCTCGAGGGCAGCAACGTCAGCGTGGTCGACCAGATGGTGACGATGATCTCGCTGGCGCGCCAGTTCGAGATGCAGACCAAGATGCTGCAGACCGCCGAGGCCAACGACCGGGCGGCAACGCAGCTGCTCTCGGCGCGTTGA
- the flgG gene encoding flagellar basal-body rod protein FlgG: protein MIRSLWIARTGLEAQQTQLDVISNNLANVSTNGFKRARAVFEDLLYQTIRQPGAQNTQQNQIGSGLQIGAGVRTVATERIHTQGNLQQTGNPLDMAIQGNGFFQVTLPDGTPAYTRDGAFQLDSQGQIVTASGFPMEPAIIIPNDAQTITIGRDGTVSVLQAGQTAPTVVGNIQIATFVNPGGLSSAGENLFRETVSSGTATPNTPGNNGAGLINPQFVETSNVNVAEELVNMITTQRAFELNSRAVQTSDQMLGRLTQL, encoded by the coding sequence ATGATTCGCTCATTGTGGATTGCACGGACGGGCCTCGAGGCGCAGCAGACGCAGCTGGACGTGATTTCGAACAACCTCGCGAACGTTTCCACCAACGGTTTCAAGCGCGCGCGCGCGGTGTTCGAGGATCTGCTCTATCAGACGATCCGGCAGCCGGGCGCGCAGAACACACAGCAGAACCAGATCGGCAGCGGACTGCAGATCGGCGCCGGCGTGCGCACGGTGGCGACCGAGCGCATCCACACGCAGGGCAACCTGCAGCAGACCGGCAATCCGCTCGACATGGCGATCCAGGGCAACGGTTTCTTCCAGGTGACGCTGCCCGACGGCACGCCCGCCTATACACGCGACGGCGCCTTCCAGCTCGATTCGCAGGGGCAGATCGTGACGGCGAGTGGCTTCCCGATGGAGCCGGCGATCATCATCCCGAACGATGCGCAGACGATCACGATCGGCCGGGACGGGACGGTGAGCGTGTTGCAGGCGGGGCAGACCGCGCCGACGGTGGTGGGCAACATCCAGATCGCGACTTTCGTGAATCCGGGCGGCCTCTCCAGTGCAGGCGAGAACCTGTTCCGCGAGACGGTCTCAAGCGGCACGGCGACCCCCAACACGCCGGGAAACAATGGTGCCGGCCTGATCAACCCGCAGTTCGTCGAGACCTCGAACGTCAACGTGGCCGAGGAGCTGGTGAACATGATCACGACGCAGCGCGCCTTCGAGCTCAACTCGCGCGCGGTGCAGACGTCCGACCAGATGCTGGGACGGCTGACGCAGCTGTAA
- a CDS encoding flagellar basal body L-ring protein FlgH → MNRLSLPVLSILILLSGCASIYTTPPTVVHQPMSVRPEARSQTVPTNGSIYQAAQMRPLFEDRRARLVGDTLTINLVERNTAQKRANSSATRDSDTTGGITAASKVPLAGLAGMNLKAGVKSDFEGKGASAANNVFNGTITVTVIEVYANGNLLVSGEKQVAINQGSEFIRFSGVINPNTVTAANTVQSTQVADARIEYKGSGYIDESNTMGWLQRFFVAVSPF, encoded by the coding sequence ATGAACCGCCTGAGCTTGCCGGTCCTGTCGATCCTGATACTGCTGTCGGGCTGCGCGTCGATCTACACCACGCCGCCGACGGTGGTGCATCAGCCGATGTCGGTGCGGCCGGAGGCTCGCTCGCAGACGGTGCCCACGAACGGCTCGATCTACCAGGCGGCGCAGATGCGGCCGCTCTTCGAGGACCGGCGCGCACGCCTCGTCGGCGACACGCTGACGATCAACCTCGTCGAGCGCAACACTGCACAGAAGCGCGCCAACAGCAGCGCCACCCGCGATTCAGACACCACCGGCGGCATCACGGCCGCATCGAAAGTGCCGCTGGCGGGGCTGGCAGGCATGAATCTGAAGGCCGGCGTGAAGTCCGATTTCGAGGGCAAGGGCGCTTCGGCAGCGAACAACGTGTTCAACGGCACGATCACCGTGACGGTGATCGAGGTGTATGCGAACGGCAACTTGCTGGTGTCGGGTGAGAAGCAGGTGGCGATCAACCAGGGCAGCGAGTTCATCCGCTTCTCGGGCGTGATCAATCCGAACACGGTGACGGCGGCGAACACGGTGCAGTCCACGCAGGTTGCGGATGCGCGGATCGAATACAAGGGTAGCGGTTATATCGACGAGTCGAACACGATGGGATGGCTGCAGCGCTTCTTCGTTGCGGTGTCGCCGTTCTGA
- a CDS encoding flagellar basal body P-ring protein FlgI, protein MWRIRGLRAFACALALLVAGTACAAERLKDLATIAGVRENQLVGYGLVIGLDGSGDQTTQTPFTVQSIINMLGNMGVSIPTGTNLQLKNVAAVMVTASLPPFARPGQQIDVTVSSMGNAKSLRGGTLVMTPLKGADGQVYGVAQGNLLVGGAGAAGGGASQTINHLSAGRIPGGATVERAVPTPIAQGEFVVFELKDTDFGTARRVVDAINMATSGGTAQALDGRSVQVRAPLDPSDRVAFLGRLENLEVTPVQQAAKVIVNSRTGSVVMNQTVTLQNVAVAHGNLTVTVGVETAVSQPAPLSGGRTVTTQSGAVDIKQEQGTLHNVRAGANLADVVKALNALGATPMDLVSILQAMKAAGSLRAELEVI, encoded by the coding sequence ATGTGGCGCATTAGGGGGCTTCGCGCGTTCGCGTGCGCGCTGGCGTTGCTGGTTGCGGGAACGGCGTGCGCCGCGGAGCGGCTGAAGGACCTGGCAACGATTGCCGGTGTGCGCGAGAACCAGCTCGTCGGCTACGGTCTGGTGATCGGTCTTGACGGTAGCGGCGACCAGACGACGCAGACGCCTTTCACGGTGCAGAGCATCATCAACATGCTCGGCAACATGGGCGTGTCGATTCCGACGGGCACCAACCTGCAGCTCAAGAACGTCGCCGCGGTGATGGTCACCGCGAGCCTGCCGCCGTTTGCGCGGCCCGGCCAGCAGATCGACGTGACGGTGTCCTCGATGGGCAATGCGAAGAGCCTGCGTGGCGGCACTCTGGTGATGACCCCGCTGAAGGGGGCGGACGGCCAGGTGTATGGCGTGGCGCAGGGCAACTTGCTCGTGGGCGGCGCGGGAGCGGCCGGGGGCGGTGCGTCGCAGACCATCAATCATCTGTCTGCCGGGCGGATTCCCGGCGGTGCGACCGTCGAACGCGCCGTGCCGACCCCGATCGCGCAGGGCGAGTTCGTGGTGTTCGAGCTCAAGGACACCGATTTCGGCACCGCGCGGCGGGTCGTCGACGCGATCAACATGGCGACTTCCGGCGGGACGGCTCAGGCGCTGGACGGGCGCTCCGTCCAGGTGCGCGCGCCGCTCGATCCCTCTGACCGGGTTGCCTTCCTCGGCAGGCTCGAGAATCTGGAGGTCACGCCGGTGCAGCAGGCGGCGAAGGTGATCGTCAATTCGCGCACCGGTTCGGTGGTGATGAATCAGACGGTGACGCTGCAGAACGTTGCCGTCGCGCATGGCAACCTGACCGTGACGGTGGGGGTCGAGACCGCCGTGAGCCAGCCGGCACCGCTGTCGGGCGGGCGCACGGTGACGACGCAGAGCGGTGCGGTCGATATCAAGCAGGAACAGGGCACGCTGCACAACGTCCGTGCCGGGGCGAACCTCGCGGACGTGGTGAAGGCGCTGAACGCGCTCGGCGCCACGCCGATGGACCTGGTGAGCATCCTGCAGGCGATGAAGGCTGCGGGGTCGCTGCGTGCGGAGCTGGAGGTGATCTGA
- the flgK gene encoding flagellar hook-associated protein FlgK, producing the protein MAGLLSIGLTGINSSQANLLTTSHNISNANTPGFNRQETLLTTADPFFSGAGFFGQGARVDGVRRQYDQFLSQQVLNASARKEEFSAYNTQISQIDNLLADTSSGLSPALADFFAGVQNVATNPTSVPARQALISTAGSLAARFNGLDTRLNEIRDINEGQIVSAVDSINAFARQISDINERIALAQVGGTSIPANDLLDQRDNLVAELNKLVKVSTTKESDGSLSVFIGSGQPLVVGKSVSQLLVAADSSVPPDPFRGEIRLATPGGGSVLLPDSLLTGGQLGGMLKFRNETLNSAREQLGDLAIAVSGQFNAIHAAGYDLDGTTTGVAFFKDLSSFAGTALGRREAAGAFSVAITDPRKVAASGAPTATVGAGGSNNENALKLAALQTEKVMNGNTATFQSAYGQLVSFVGNKAREVQIGERSQDAQLQQAVDAQQSLSGVNLDEEAANLIRFQQSYQAAARVMSVAGTLFDDILSISR; encoded by the coding sequence ATGGCAGGACTACTGAGCATCGGTCTGACAGGCATCAACAGTTCGCAAGCGAACCTGTTGACGACCAGCCATAACATCAGCAACGCGAACACGCCGGGCTTCAACCGCCAGGAGACCCTCCTGACCACGGCGGATCCGTTCTTCTCGGGCGCCGGGTTCTTCGGCCAGGGGGCCAGGGTCGACGGCGTGCGGCGGCAGTACGATCAGTTCCTGAGCCAGCAGGTGCTCAATGCGTCGGCGCGCAAGGAAGAATTTTCCGCCTACAACACCCAGATCTCGCAGATCGACAACCTTCTTGCCGATACCAGTTCGGGGCTGTCTCCGGCGCTTGCCGATTTCTTCGCCGGCGTGCAGAACGTGGCGACGAATCCGACGAGCGTTCCTGCGCGACAGGCACTGATTTCCACCGCGGGGTCGTTGGCGGCGCGCTTCAACGGACTCGATACGCGGCTGAACGAGATCCGCGACATCAACGAAGGCCAGATCGTCAGCGCGGTGGATTCGATCAATGCCTTTGCGCGCCAGATCTCGGACATCAACGAGCGCATCGCGCTGGCGCAGGTCGGCGGGACCTCGATCCCGGCGAACGACCTGCTGGACCAGCGCGACAACCTCGTCGCGGAACTCAACAAGTTGGTGAAGGTGAGCACGACAAAAGAGTCGGACGGCTCGCTCAGCGTGTTCATCGGCAGCGGCCAGCCGCTCGTCGTCGGCAAGTCGGTATCGCAGCTGCTCGTCGCGGCCGATTCGTCGGTGCCGCCCGACCCCTTCCGCGGCGAGATCCGGCTCGCGACGCCCGGCGGCGGTTCGGTGCTGCTGCCGGATTCGCTGCTCACTGGCGGGCAGCTCGGCGGGATGCTGAAGTTCCGCAACGAGACGCTCAACTCGGCGCGCGAACAGCTGGGCGACCTCGCCATCGCCGTCTCGGGCCAGTTCAACGCGATTCACGCTGCGGGCTACGACCTTGACGGGACGACCACCGGTGTCGCCTTCTTCAAGGATCTGAGCAGTTTCGCCGGCACGGCCCTCGGGCGCCGCGAGGCCGCCGGGGCCTTCTCAGTCGCGATCACCGACCCGCGCAAGGTGGCTGCTTCGGGGGCGCCGACCGCGACGGTGGGGGCCGGCGGCAGCAACAACGAGAACGCGCTGAAGCTCGCCGCGCTGCAGACCGAAAAGGTCATGAACGGCAACACCGCGACCTTCCAGTCGGCCTATGGGCAACTGGTCAGCTTTGTCGGCAACAAGGCGCGCGAGGTGCAGATCGGCGAGCGCAGCCAGGACGCGCAGCTGCAGCAGGCGGTCGATGCGCAGCAATCCCTGTCCGGGGTGAATCTCGACGAAGAGGCGGCCAACCTGATCCGTTTCCAGCAGTCCTACCAGGCGGCGGCCCGGGTCATGTCGGTCGCCGGGACGCTGTTCGACGATATCCTGTCGATTTCACGTTGA
- the flgL gene encoding flagellar hook-associated protein FlgL — MRISSSMIFDAGRNAMMQQSGSLLHTQQQLSSGRRILTPSDDPIGASRALEVTQSKSVNTQFQTNQGYAKDALAGLESNLGSITDILTYVRTRAVEAGNGAFSASEHQSIATDLEAQFNALLGIANSKDAAGDFQFAGYQSAQPAFSGGAAVPSAGPATVTYAGDGGERSMQVGSTRVMPVAEPGSKVFMADATGKSQMFGAISDFITALRDPASNVSTAVSKAIGDMDAALENVNTIRASVGSRMTELDSLGDLSAVQDQQYAGTLSRLQDLDYNEAITRFTQQQTVLQAAQQSYLRVTGLSLFNLLGR; from the coding sequence GTGAGAATTTCCAGCAGCATGATCTTCGACGCGGGCCGCAACGCGATGATGCAGCAGAGCGGGAGCCTCCTGCACACGCAGCAGCAGCTGTCTTCCGGGCGCCGCATCCTTACCCCTTCCGACGACCCGATCGGTGCATCCCGTGCGCTCGAAGTGACGCAATCGAAAAGCGTCAACACGCAGTTCCAGACCAACCAGGGTTATGCCAAGGATGCGCTGGCCGGTCTTGAGAGCAATCTCGGCAGCATCACCGACATCCTGACCTATGTCCGCACCCGTGCGGTGGAGGCGGGCAACGGGGCGTTCAGCGCCAGCGAGCATCAGTCGATCGCGACCGATCTCGAGGCGCAGTTCAACGCGCTGCTGGGCATTGCCAACAGCAAGGATGCGGCGGGGGATTTCCAGTTTGCCGGCTACCAGTCCGCGCAGCCCGCCTTCTCGGGTGGCGCTGCGGTTCCGTCGGCCGGGCCGGCTACCGTGACGTATGCGGGCGATGGCGGCGAACGCAGCATGCAGGTCGGGTCGACCCGCGTCATGCCGGTCGCCGAGCCGGGCAGCAAAGTGTTCATGGCGGATGCGACCGGCAAGTCGCAGATGTTCGGCGCCATCTCGGATTTCATTACCGCGCTGCGCGATCCGGCATCCAACGTTTCGACGGCCGTATCCAAGGCCATCGGCGACATGGATGCAGCGCTCGAGAACGTCAACACCATCCGCGCGTCGGTCGGCTCGCGCATGACGGAACTGGATTCGCTGGGTGACCTGTCGGCAGTCCAGGACCAGCAATATGCCGGAACCCTGTCCCGGCTGCAGGATCTCGACTACAACGAGGCGATCACGCGCTTCACGCAGCAGCAGACGGTGCTGCAGGCGGCTCAGCAGTCCTACCTGCGCGTAACGGGCCTGTCGCTGTTCAACCTGCTCGGCCGCTGA
- the fliR gene encoding flagellar biosynthetic protein FliR: MLSVTSAQLDAWLAALMFPLARLLGLITAAPLFSNRMVPVRVRLAIGLAMAMAVLPALPPMPAVPADSMLALAVLAQQAFIGIAMGFMMRLMFAAVDVAGELIGLQMGLSFAVFFSPQTGGQSSVIAEFMGLLTLLVFVAMNGHLMLVNVVVASFEWLPVGKLPKGAGWMVIASYAAVMFASGLLLALPMVAALLITNTALGVLTRAAPQLNLFAVGFPVTLSVGFVVLLLSLGRLAPVLQRIFESGFDGIDRLLRAFV; encoded by the coding sequence ATGCTGAGCGTCACCTCCGCCCAGCTCGATGCCTGGCTCGCCGCGCTGATGTTCCCGCTGGCGCGCCTGCTGGGCCTCATCACGGCGGCGCCCCTGTTCAGCAACCGCATGGTGCCCGTGCGCGTGCGCCTGGCCATCGGCCTGGCGATGGCGATGGCGGTGCTGCCGGCCCTGCCGCCGATGCCCGCGGTGCCGGCCGACTCGATGCTGGCGCTGGCGGTCCTCGCCCAGCAGGCCTTCATCGGCATCGCGATGGGCTTCATGATGCGGCTGATGTTTGCCGCGGTCGACGTCGCCGGCGAACTGATCGGCCTGCAGATGGGCCTGTCCTTCGCGGTGTTCTTCAGTCCGCAGACCGGCGGCCAGTCATCGGTGATCGCCGAATTCATGGGCCTGCTCACGCTGCTCGTGTTCGTGGCGATGAACGGCCACCTGATGCTCGTGAACGTCGTCGTCGCGAGCTTCGAATGGCTTCCGGTCGGCAAGCTGCCCAAGGGCGCGGGGTGGATGGTGATCGCCTCGTACGCCGCCGTGATGTTCGCGTCGGGCCTGCTGCTGGCGCTGCCGATGGTCGCGGCGTTGCTCATCACCAACACCGCCCTCGGCGTGCTGACGCGGGCGGCACCGCAGCTCAACCTCTTCGCGGTGGGTTTTCCGGTGACGCTTTCGGTAGGGTTCGTGGTGCTGCTGCTGAGCCTGGGGCGCCTTGCGCCGGTGCTGCAGCGCATCTTCGAATCCGGCTTCGACGGGATAGACCGGCTGCTGCGCGCTTTCGTTTAA
- the fliQ gene encoding flagellar biosynthesis protein FliQ yields the protein MTPGTIVDIGRQAVEITLMLAAPMFLAALVTGLIVSVFQAATQINEMTLTFVPKLVAVFVTMVIAGHWMITLITDFTRRLFESIPTMIG from the coding sequence ATGACCCCGGGCACCATCGTCGATATCGGCCGCCAGGCCGTCGAGATCACCCTGATGCTGGCTGCGCCGATGTTCCTCGCCGCACTCGTCACCGGCCTGATCGTCAGCGTCTTCCAGGCCGCCACGCAGATCAACGAGATGACGCTCACCTTCGTGCCGAAGCTCGTCGCGGTGTTCGTCACGATGGTGATCGCCGGACACTGGATGATCACGCTCATCACCGATTTCACGCGCCGGTTGTTCGAATCGATTCCGACGATGATCGGATAG
- the fliP gene encoding flagellar type III secretion system pore protein FliP (The bacterial flagellar biogenesis protein FliP forms a type III secretion system (T3SS)-type pore required for flagellar assembly.), translating to MRALTSCALIRALAPFGLLLLPLAASAQGLPAITGTPAPGGGTTYSLSVQTLLLLTSLSFLPAVVLMMTSFTRIIIVFSLLRTALGTQTSPPNQVLLGLALFLTFFIMSPIAEKVYTDAYLPMSRNEIQFDQALERASVPVKAFMLKQVREPDVALFTKLSKTPPVEKAEDLPMRVVVPAFVTSELKTAFQIGFLVFIPFLIIDMVVASVLMSMGMMMMSPVIVSLPFKIMLFVLVDGWTLLVGSLVGSFAV from the coding sequence ATGCGCGCCCTCACCTCCTGCGCGCTGATCCGCGCACTCGCGCCGTTCGGCCTGCTGCTCCTGCCGCTCGCAGCGAGCGCCCAGGGCCTGCCCGCCATCACCGGCACACCCGCCCCCGGCGGCGGCACCACCTACAGCCTGAGCGTGCAGACGCTGCTGCTGCTCACCTCGCTGAGTTTCCTGCCCGCGGTCGTGCTGATGATGACGAGCTTCACGCGCATCATCATCGTGTTTTCGCTGCTGCGCACCGCACTGGGTACGCAGACTTCGCCGCCCAACCAGGTGCTGCTCGGCCTGGCGCTGTTCCTGACCTTCTTCATCATGTCGCCGATCGCGGAGAAGGTGTATACGGACGCCTACCTGCCGATGTCGCGCAACGAGATCCAGTTCGACCAGGCCCTCGAACGCGCCTCCGTGCCCGTGAAGGCCTTCATGCTCAAGCAGGTGCGCGAGCCCGACGTCGCGCTGTTCACGAAGCTGTCGAAGACGCCGCCCGTCGAAAAGGCCGAGGACCTGCCGATGCGTGTCGTCGTGCCGGCCTTCGTCACGTCCGAACTCAAGACCGCCTTCCAGATCGGCTTCCTCGTCTTCATCCCCTTCCTCATCATCGACATGGTGGTTGCGTCGGTGCTGATGTCGATGGGCATGATGATGATGTCGCCGGTGATCGTTTCGCTGCCCTTCAAGATCATGCTGTTCGTGCTGGTCGACGGCTGGACCCTGCTCGTCGGATCGCTGGTCGGCAGCTTCGCGGTGTAA
- the fliO gene encoding flagellar biosynthetic protein FliO, whose product MTHFQKFTGLAALVPLALAGVATPALAAETAAPAAPGITDGLAQMLLGLAVVLGLLLGSLWLIKKLSAPHGAAAGLKVLGAVPVGPRERVVLVEVGGAVLVLGVTPSNVRTLHTLPAEALQGTTPPDAPSVSGPFGDFQGWLKRSMERRNDAK is encoded by the coding sequence GTGACGCATTTCCAGAAATTTACCGGTCTCGCCGCCCTCGTGCCGTTGGCACTCGCCGGCGTGGCCACGCCGGCCCTGGCTGCGGAGACAGCCGCTCCCGCAGCCCCGGGCATCACCGACGGCCTCGCGCAGATGCTGCTGGGGCTCGCCGTCGTCCTCGGATTGCTGCTGGGCAGCCTCTGGCTCATCAAGAAACTGTCGGCGCCGCACGGAGCCGCCGCCGGGCTGAAAGTGCTCGGCGCAGTCCCCGTGGGCCCGCGCGAGCGCGTCGTCCTCGTCGAAGTGGGCGGCGCGGTGCTGGTGCTGGGCGTGACGCCAAGCAACGTGCGCACGCTGCACACCCTGCCCGCGGAAGCGTTGCAGGGCACCACACCGCCCGACGCCCCTTCCGTCTCCGGCCCATTCGGCGACTTCCAGGGCTGGCTCAAGCGTTCGATGGAGCGTCGCAACGATGCGAAATGA